The Methylobacterium currus genome contains a region encoding:
- a CDS encoding SDR family oxidoreductase, which yields MSTQKVALVTGAGSGVGRAVALALAEAGYDVALSGRRPEPLQAVAAAIEAKGRRALAQPTDIGDEASVAELFRRLEETFGRLDVLFNNAGIGAPPVELDELPVATWKAVVDTNLTGAFLCTQGAFRLMKKQQPRGGRIINNGSISAHVPRPFSAPYTATKHAITGLTRSTSLDGRAHDIACGQVDIGNAATDMTVRMQAGVPQPDGSTRPEPTMDAKHVADAVVYMASLPLDANVQFMTVMATKMPFIGRG from the coding sequence ATGAGCACGCAGAAGGTCGCACTGGTGACCGGGGCCGGGTCGGGGGTCGGCCGCGCGGTGGCGCTGGCGCTCGCGGAGGCGGGGTACGACGTGGCGTTGTCCGGCCGGCGCCCCGAGCCGCTGCAGGCGGTCGCCGCTGCGATCGAGGCCAAGGGCCGGCGGGCGCTCGCGCAGCCGACCGATATCGGCGACGAGGCCTCGGTGGCCGAGCTGTTCCGGCGCCTCGAGGAGACGTTCGGTCGCCTCGACGTCCTGTTCAACAATGCCGGCATCGGCGCGCCGCCGGTGGAGCTCGACGAGCTGCCCGTCGCGACCTGGAAGGCCGTGGTCGACACCAACCTCACCGGCGCCTTCCTGTGCACCCAGGGCGCGTTTCGGCTGATGAAGAAGCAGCAGCCGCGCGGCGGGCGCATCATCAACAACGGCTCGATCTCGGCCCACGTGCCGCGGCCGTTCTCGGCACCCTACACCGCCACCAAGCACGCCATCACGGGCCTCACCCGCTCGACCTCGCTCGACGGGCGCGCCCACGACATCGCCTGCGGCCAGGTCGATATCGGCAACGCCGCCACCGACATGACCGTACGCATGCAAGCCGGCGTGCCCCAGCCCGACGGCTCGACCCGGCCCGAGCCGACCATGGACGCCAAGCACGTCGCCGACGCGGTGGTCTACATGGCGAGCCTCCCCCTCGACGCCAACGTGCAGTTCATGACCGTCATGGCGACCAAGATGCCGTTCATCGGCCGCGGCTGA
- a CDS encoding peptide chain release factor 3 translates to MLMQTDAPRAPADPVARRRTFAIISHPDAGKTTLTEKLLLFGGAIQLAGEVKAKRNRVSTRSDWMGIEKERGISVVTSVMTFEYGDCVFNLLDTPGHEDFSEDTYRTLTAVDSAVMVIDAAKGIEARTRKLFEVCRLRDIPIVTFVNKLDRESRDPFDLLDEIEKTLALDVAPVTWPIGRGRSFAGTYDLLRRRVRRLDAADDAGTVPVSGIDDPLFDTLLPEAGDAATWREEAELAEGGCKPFDLEAFREGHLTPVFFGSALRNFGVRDLIDGLAEVAPPPRGQDADIRAVSPTEPKMTGFVFKIQANMDPNHRDRIAFMRVCSGKLSRGMKARLVRTGKPISLSAPQFFFAQDRAIADEAYAGDVVGIPNHGTLRIGDTLTEGEELVFRGVPSFAPEILRRIKLTDAMKAKKLREALQQMAEEGVVQLFLPQDGSGAIVGVVGALQLDVLKERLQAEYGLPIDYEPTRFTICRWIESEEQAELDKFIGSHGSSMASDLDGAPVFMATTGFSLRYEEERAPAIRFTDVKDYQKRRE, encoded by the coding sequence ATGCTGATGCAGACAGACGCCCCGCGCGCTCCCGCCGATCCGGTCGCCCGGCGCCGCACCTTCGCGATCATCTCGCACCCGGATGCCGGCAAGACCACGCTGACCGAGAAGCTCCTGCTGTTCGGCGGCGCGATCCAGCTCGCCGGCGAGGTCAAGGCCAAGCGCAACCGCGTCTCGACCCGCTCGGACTGGATGGGCATCGAGAAGGAGCGCGGCATCTCGGTCGTCACCTCGGTGATGACCTTCGAGTACGGCGACTGCGTCTTCAACCTGCTCGACACGCCCGGCCACGAGGACTTCTCGGAGGACACCTACCGGACGCTGACGGCGGTCGATTCCGCGGTGATGGTGATCGACGCGGCCAAGGGCATCGAGGCGCGCACCCGCAAGCTGTTCGAGGTCTGCCGCCTGCGCGACATCCCGATCGTCACCTTCGTCAACAAGCTCGACCGGGAATCGCGCGATCCCTTCGACCTCCTCGACGAGATCGAGAAGACGCTCGCCCTCGACGTCGCGCCGGTGACCTGGCCGATCGGGCGCGGCCGGAGCTTCGCCGGCACCTACGACCTCCTGCGCCGCCGGGTGCGCCGGCTCGACGCGGCGGACGATGCCGGCACGGTGCCGGTCTCCGGGATCGACGACCCGCTCTTCGACACCCTGCTGCCGGAGGCCGGCGACGCCGCGACCTGGCGCGAGGAGGCGGAGTTGGCGGAGGGCGGCTGCAAGCCGTTCGACCTCGAAGCCTTCCGCGAGGGCCACCTGACCCCGGTATTCTTCGGCAGTGCGCTCCGCAATTTCGGCGTGCGCGACCTGATCGACGGGCTCGCCGAGGTGGCGCCGCCGCCGCGGGGCCAGGATGCCGACATCCGCGCCGTCTCGCCGACCGAGCCGAAGATGACCGGCTTCGTGTTCAAGATCCAGGCGAACATGGACCCGAACCACCGGGACCGCATCGCCTTCATGCGGGTCTGCTCCGGCAAGCTCAGCCGCGGCATGAAGGCGCGGCTGGTGCGCACCGGCAAGCCGATCTCGCTCTCGGCGCCGCAATTCTTCTTCGCCCAGGACCGGGCCATCGCCGACGAGGCCTATGCGGGCGACGTGGTCGGCATCCCCAATCACGGCACCCTGCGCATCGGCGACACCCTCACGGAGGGCGAGGAGCTGGTCTTCCGCGGCGTCCCGAGCTTCGCCCCGGAGATCCTGCGCCGGATCAAGCTCACCGACGCGATGAAGGCCAAGAAGCTGCGCGAGGCCCTGCAGCAGATGGCCGAGGAGGGGGTGGTGCAGCTCTTCCTGCCGCAGGACGGCTCGGGCGCGATCGTCGGCGTGGTCGGCGCGCTGCAGCTCGACGTGCTGAAGGAGCGGCTCCAGGCCGAGTACGGCCTGCCGATCGACTACGAGCCGACCCGCTTCACCATCTGCCGCTGGATCGAGTCGGAGGAGCAGGCCGAGCTCGACAAGTTCATCGGCTCGCACGGCTCGTCGATGGCAAGCGACCTCGACGGTGCGCCGGTCTTCATGGCGACCACCGGCTTCTCGCTGCGCTACGAGGAGGAGCGGGCGCCCGCGATCCGCTTCACCGACGTCAAGGACTACCAGAAGCGGCGGGAGTGA
- a CDS encoding response regulator, which translates to MSEAPPILIVDDQVKLVRLVTELMNRLGFPEVEGVTDGPQALEQLRTKRYGLVISDLEMEPMDGIQLLREIRADDMLMNMPFILTETSFSFEDINVAHLAGADAFILKPFDLSLLKTKLKQVLNGRPRKRETPVGPISSLNVDFPLLGKV; encoded by the coding sequence ATGAGCGAAGCACCCCCGATCCTGATCGTCGACGACCAGGTCAAACTCGTCCGCCTGGTGACAGAGCTGATGAACCGCCTCGGCTTCCCGGAGGTCGAAGGCGTGACCGACGGGCCGCAGGCGCTCGAGCAGCTGCGCACGAAGCGCTACGGCCTGGTGATCTCCGACCTCGAGATGGAGCCGATGGACGGGATCCAGCTCCTGCGCGAGATCCGGGCCGACGACATGCTGATGAACATGCCGTTCATCCTCACCGAGACGTCGTTCAGCTTCGAGGACATCAACGTGGCCCACCTCGCCGGGGCCGACGCCTTCATCCTCAAGCCGTTCGACCTGTCGCTGCTGAAGACGAAGCTGAAGCAGGTGCTCAACGGCCGGCCGCGCAAGCGCGAGACGCCGGTGGGACCGATCTCGAGCCTCAACGTCGACTTCCCGCTGCTCGGGAAGGTCTAA
- a CDS encoding BLUF domain-containing protein yields MRTSKRSSLIHLIYFSRAQLSAEPRERARQVNDIARHAQKKNEFSVITSILIVDQGYFIQILEGERMSVQETFQRISGDIRHRDVHIVEWREIAKREFVTSFAYVLRTPANDGLFQKANLAPMLQRGTPKASTIHALAQALQADTMAKQGIDHLFV; encoded by the coding sequence ATGCGCACGAGCAAGCGAAGCAGCCTCATACACCTGATCTACTTCTCGCGCGCTCAGCTCTCCGCCGAGCCGCGGGAACGCGCGCGCCAGGTCAACGACATCGCCCGACATGCGCAGAAGAAGAACGAGTTCTCGGTCATCACCAGCATCCTGATCGTCGATCAGGGCTACTTCATCCAGATCCTCGAAGGGGAGCGGATGTCGGTGCAGGAGACGTTCCAGCGGATCAGCGGCGACATCCGCCACCGCGACGTGCACATCGTCGAGTGGCGCGAGATCGCCAAGCGCGAATTCGTGACGTCGTTCGCGTATGTCCTGCGCACGCCGGCCAATGATGGGCTGTTCCAGAAGGCCAACCTGGCGCCGATGCTCCAGCGCGGCACCCCGAAGGCGAGCACGATCCACGCCCTCGCCCAGGCCCTCCAGGCCGACACCATGGCCAAGCAGGGCATCGACCACCTGTTCGTCTAG
- a CDS encoding flagellar hook protein FlgE: MDVFSALQTSVSGLKAQAFSLENISGNIANSQTVGYKRIDTDFVDMLTEQPPSRQTAGSVAAYSQLTNSLQGNVAATGIPTNMALSGDGFFTVQTKGSDAAGAPVFSGTSLYTRRGDFSVDRDGYLVNGAGAYLTGQGLDAVTGQSTGTGPIKISGTSLPAKPTTSIAYAANLPSSPSTTSGSALLGTLPGGDARVLAGTATTPPAVAASDATAFVNSSLAGGELTAYSGTGTPVSVQLRWAKVAEADAKAGTSDTWNLYYANQTGSGTNAGTWQNVGTAFTFNGSGQLTAPAGTSLSLPNLTVNGTNLGAVALNFGTGGLTQYGSASGQITTNTLQQNGYSAGTLNSLAVTSDGKITGTYSNGNSVALAQVGVARFSAPNALKAVSGGNYAKTVESGEPLTGLSGTTIVGGNVEQSNTDTAGEFSKLIVTQQAYSANTRVMSTAQQMMSDLINVIR; encoded by the coding sequence ATGGACGTTTTCAGCGCGCTGCAGACCTCGGTCTCGGGCCTCAAGGCCCAGGCCTTCAGCCTCGAGAACATTTCGGGGAATATCGCGAACTCGCAGACCGTCGGCTACAAGCGAATCGACACCGACTTCGTCGACATGCTCACCGAGCAGCCGCCGAGCCGCCAGACCGCCGGCTCGGTCGCGGCCTATTCGCAGCTGACCAACAGCCTCCAGGGCAACGTGGCGGCGACCGGCATCCCCACCAACATGGCGCTGAGCGGGGACGGCTTCTTCACGGTGCAGACCAAGGGGAGCGACGCGGCCGGCGCGCCGGTCTTCTCGGGCACCAGCCTCTATACCCGCCGCGGCGACTTCTCGGTCGACCGGGACGGCTACCTCGTCAACGGCGCCGGCGCCTACCTCACCGGCCAGGGCCTCGACGCCGTGACCGGTCAGTCGACCGGCACCGGGCCGATCAAGATCTCCGGCACCTCCCTGCCGGCCAAGCCGACGACGAGCATCGCCTACGCGGCGAACCTGCCGAGCAGCCCGAGCACCACCTCGGGCTCGGCGCTCCTGGGCACGCTGCCGGGCGGCGATGCGAGGGTGCTCGCCGGCACCGCGACGACGCCCCCGGCGGTGGCGGCCTCCGACGCGACCGCCTTCGTCAATTCCAGTCTCGCGGGCGGCGAGCTCACGGCCTATTCGGGCACCGGCACCCCGGTGAGCGTGCAGTTGCGCTGGGCCAAGGTCGCGGAAGCCGACGCGAAGGCGGGCACCAGCGACACCTGGAACCTGTACTACGCCAACCAGACCGGGAGCGGCACCAATGCGGGAACCTGGCAGAATGTCGGCACCGCCTTCACCTTCAACGGCAGCGGCCAGCTCACCGCGCCCGCCGGCACCAGCCTCAGCCTCCCCAACCTGACGGTGAACGGGACGAATCTCGGGGCGGTGGCGCTGAACTTCGGCACCGGCGGCCTGACCCAGTACGGCTCCGCGTCCGGCCAGATCACCACCAACACCCTGCAGCAGAACGGCTACTCCGCCGGCACGCTCAACTCCCTGGCGGTGACGAGCGACGGGAAGATCACCGGCACCTATTCCAACGGCAACAGCGTGGCCCTGGCGCAGGTCGGAGTGGCGCGGTTCAGCGCCCCCAACGCCCTCAAGGCGGTCTCGGGCGGCAACTACGCCAAGACGGTGGAATCCGGCGAGCCGCTGACCGGGCTGTCCGGCACCACGATCGTCGGCGGCAATGTCGAGCAGTCGAACACCGACACGGCCGGCGAGTTCTCGAAGCTGATCGTCACCCAGCAGGCCTACTCGGCCAATACCCGGGTGATGTCGACCGCCCAGCAGATGATGTCCGATCTCATCAACGTCATCCGCTAG